From a single Deltaproteobacteria bacterium genomic region:
- a CDS encoding response regulator transcription factor, which yields MRVLVVEDDKKIASFILKGLKEAGFSVDHAQNGEEGVYLALHEEYDAAVIDIMLPKLDGLSLIEELRQSKINTPVLILSARRSVDDRVKGLQTGGDDYLTKPFAFSELLARIHALIRRSSGATEATSLTFGSLSMNILKREVKREDTMISLQPREFALLEYLMRNAGRVLSKTLILEHVYDYSFDPQTNVIDVLVCRLRNKVDRDFENKMIHTIRGVGYVLKES from the coding sequence ATGAGAGTACTGGTTGTAGAAGACGATAAAAAGATCGCCTCCTTTATCCTGAAGGGGCTTAAAGAGGCGGGGTTCTCGGTTGACCATGCCCAGAACGGTGAGGAAGGCGTTTATCTGGCTCTCCACGAGGAGTATGACGCGGCGGTTATCGATATAATGCTCCCGAAACTGGACGGCTTGAGCCTTATAGAAGAGCTCCGGCAGAGCAAGATAAATACCCCCGTGCTGATTCTGAGCGCCAGGCGCAGCGTTGACGACAGGGTTAAGGGGCTTCAGACCGGTGGGGACGATTACCTTACCAAACCCTTCGCGTTCTCGGAGCTTCTCGCCCGCATACATGCTCTTATCCGCAGATCGAGCGGAGCCACCGAGGCCACAAGCCTCACCTTTGGGAGCCTCTCTATGAACATCCTTAAACGCGAGGTTAAAAGGGAAGACACGATGATTTCACTCCAGCCGCGTGAATTCGCTTTACTCGAATACCTGATGCGTAACGCCGGGAGGGTGCTTTCAAAGACCCTTATCCTGGAGCATGTGTATGATTACAGCTTTGACCCGCAGACAAACGTGATCGATGTGCTGGTCTGCAGGCTGAGAAACAAAGTAGACAGGGATTTTGAGAATAAAATGATTCACACTATAAGGGGAGTCGGCTATGTTCTTAAGGAATCCTAG
- a CDS encoding HAMP domain-containing sensor histidine kinase, with product MFLRNPRLLLKSSSFRLITWYTLLFVLSSLAINIYIYTVISAYIYEQSRLEITEDLYDLAEIYREEGIEALRTEIFEDEEDPFIFQLSEGRENTVMLRTPKDREDFDAGALTQTGDAEEGEWLSFSQGDEEYEITSLTFPDGYILRIGQHISGREELLSRIRNVYLYAVIPIILIAYLSGLFIADRALNPVRQLINTLDSIVTSARIDLRVPVRQGDKLNDELISLFNTMLDKIEALMKGMRNVLDNVAHDLRTPMTRLRGTAEVALQSRDNEEALREALIDCIEESERILIMLNTLMDVSEAETGAMKLEMEKINVAPIIDDVVDLYGYVAEEKGISIHKGFPEELYLNADRNRLRQVLANLLDNAIKYTPAGGRIEIEASRREKGVEITVKDTGLGISEEELDNIWERLYRGDKSRSQRGLGLGLSLVKAIIGAHKGHVRVESKPGAGSIFSVYLPI from the coding sequence ATGTTCTTAAGGAATCCTAGGCTGCTGCTTAAATCGAGCAGCTTCAGGCTCATAACGTGGTACACACTATTATTCGTTCTCAGCTCGCTCGCTATAAACATTTACATATACACAGTTATCTCGGCTTACATTTACGAGCAGAGCAGACTGGAAATCACGGAAGACCTGTATGACCTTGCGGAAATCTACCGGGAAGAAGGGATCGAAGCCCTTCGTACCGAGATCTTCGAGGATGAGGAAGACCCCTTTATTTTTCAACTCTCCGAAGGCCGGGAAAATACGGTTATGTTACGAACTCCAAAGGACCGGGAAGATTTCGACGCCGGGGCGCTTACTCAAACGGGCGATGCAGAGGAGGGAGAATGGCTGTCTTTCAGTCAAGGCGACGAAGAATATGAAATAACATCTTTGACATTCCCGGACGGTTACATCCTCCGAATTGGCCAACACATCTCCGGGCGTGAGGAGTTGCTGAGCAGGATTCGGAACGTATATCTGTACGCTGTCATCCCCATAATACTGATTGCATACCTAAGCGGACTGTTCATTGCGGACCGGGCGCTTAATCCCGTACGGCAGCTCATAAATACGCTCGATTCGATAGTAACAAGCGCCAGGATAGATTTGAGGGTTCCGGTCAGACAGGGAGATAAATTGAACGATGAGCTTATCTCGCTGTTCAACACAATGCTGGATAAAATCGAGGCGCTTATGAAAGGAATGAGAAACGTGCTGGATAACGTCGCTCATGACCTCAGGACGCCTATGACAAGGCTCAGAGGCACCGCTGAAGTTGCGCTCCAGTCCCGGGATAACGAAGAGGCCCTGCGCGAGGCTTTGATCGACTGCATAGAGGAATCGGAACGGATTCTCATAATGCTGAATACGCTCATGGACGTATCGGAAGCGGAGACCGGAGCCATGAAGCTCGAAATGGAAAAGATAAATGTCGCTCCGATTATAGACGACGTGGTCGACCTGTACGGTTATGTCGCAGAGGAAAAGGGTATTTCCATCCATAAAGGCTTTCCGGAAGAGCTTTATCTGAACGCAGACCGCAACCGGCTGCGCCAGGTACTGGCCAACCTGCTCGATAACGCGATCAAGTACACGCCCGCTGGAGGGAGAATAGAAATTGAAGCGAGCCGGAGGGAGAAAGGGGTGGAGATTACTGTGAAAGATACCGGACTCGGAATATCCGAGGAAGAGCTTGATAATATCTGGGAACGTCTATACAGGGGCGACAAGAGTCGCTCCCAAAGGGGGCTCGGGCTCGGTTTGAGCCTTGTAAAGGCCATCATAGGGGCTCATAAAGGCCATGTCAGGGTTGAGAGCAAGCCCGGAGCGGGTTCCATCTTTTCGGTTTATCTTCCTATATAA
- a CDS encoding GFA family protein gives MIIDGSCHCNKVKFSLKSLTPYPYICCYCSICRKTAGGGGYSINIMGEARTLEVTGKNNLKIYKAEIPASDEPGQTKTSTVERNFCKHCGSFLWFYEPAWPDWIYPFASAIDSSLPKPPERLHIFLDSAAPWCEIREDKKNRKFPAYPDESIMDWHKRHKLMEKM, from the coding sequence GTGATTATAGACGGATCGTGTCATTGTAATAAAGTGAAATTCTCCTTGAAGTCCCTGACCCCGTATCCATATATATGCTGCTACTGCTCTATATGCAGGAAAACCGCGGGGGGCGGGGGTTACTCCATTAACATCATGGGGGAGGCTCGAACGCTTGAAGTTACAGGAAAAAATAATTTAAAAATTTACAAGGCAGAAATTCCAGCATCAGATGAACCCGGACAAACAAAAACAAGCACCGTAGAGCGTAATTTCTGCAAACACTGCGGAAGTTTTCTCTGGTTTTATGAACCCGCCTGGCCGGACTGGATTTATCCCTTCGCTTCCGCCATAGACTCCTCTCTGCCCAAGCCGCCCGAGCGCCTGCATATATTTCTCGATTCCGCGGCCCCCTGGTGTGAAATAAGGGAGGATAAAAAGAACAGGAAGTTTCCGGCGTACCCGGACGAATCGATAATGGACTGGCACAAGCGTCATAAATTAATGGAAAAAATGTAA
- a CDS encoding mechanosensitive ion channel family protein: protein MLSDFISKIYNPAYAEKLLDWFITSGFRIVIILAGIYILLRVINKVINRLETKIAERNGDMVSALETERRLKTITSLLRHIVFIVLFGIAMVMILKEVGMDIGPIIAGAGILGLAVSFGAQNLVRDIISGFFIILEDQVRVGDIGVINGTAGTVEEINFRTIVIRDLEGTVHVYPNGAINELANKSKGWSRYVIDVGVAYKENVDNVMEVLREIGDELKEDKHFGALTMEPLDILGVDNFGASEIVIKCMIKTHPLKQWEVGRELRRRIKNKFDEKGIEIPFPHLSVYFGEESKPVSLNVENKKGNGETGVETETASNEFSSVGNRHES from the coding sequence ATGTTGTCCGATTTCATATCGAAAATATATAACCCGGCTTACGCAGAGAAGCTGCTGGACTGGTTCATTACGTCCGGCTTCCGGATAGTGATCATTCTCGCCGGAATCTACATACTGCTCAGGGTAATAAACAAGGTAATTAACAGGCTCGAAACCAAGATTGCGGAACGGAATGGGGACATGGTAAGCGCGCTTGAGACCGAGAGGAGACTCAAGACAATTACGTCCCTTCTAAGACATATAGTTTTCATAGTCTTATTCGGGATCGCGATGGTCATGATATTGAAAGAGGTCGGAATGGATATAGGGCCGATAATCGCCGGGGCCGGTATCCTCGGTCTGGCCGTGAGTTTCGGCGCTCAAAACCTGGTGCGCGACATAATCAGCGGCTTCTTCATAATTCTGGAAGACCAGGTGCGCGTAGGGGATATAGGAGTTATAAACGGAACCGCTGGGACGGTGGAGGAGATAAACTTCAGGACTATTGTTATAAGGGACCTGGAAGGAACCGTGCATGTTTACCCTAACGGCGCTATAAACGAGCTTGCAAACAAGAGCAAGGGCTGGTCCCGTTATGTCATAGACGTGGGTGTCGCATATAAGGAAAACGTGGACAACGTGATGGAGGTGCTGAGGGAAATAGGAGACGAGCTTAAGGAAGACAAGCATTTCGGCGCCCTTACAATGGAACCGCTCGATATACTCGGGGTCGATAACTTCGGCGCATCGGAGATCGTAATAAAGTGCATGATAAAGACTCATCCGCTCAAGCAGTGGGAAGTCGGAAGGGAGCTCAGGAGAAGAATAAAGAATAAATTCGACGAAAAGGGTATCGAGATACCGTTCCCTCACCTGAGCGTCTATTTCGGAGAAGAGAGCAAGCCCGTAAGCCTGAATGTGGAAAACAAAAAGGGAAACGGCGAAACAGGAGTTGAAACAGAGACTGCTTCGAACGAGTTTTCAAGCGTTGGCAACAGACACGAGAGTTAA
- a CDS encoding MarR family winged helix-turn-helix transcriptional regulator has translation MKRKNDTGEKGPGTRFEDINLEECLDCVCYEVSKTSRYVINYYDAALRDIDLRSNQFIILAAVANMKSTNFKNLAGFVGIDPSTLARNLTTLEKQSFVRVKSGENRREKVISLTRKGKNKFEKAYPLWKKAQAGIIKELGKKRWRTIRGDLSDIVSITREQD, from the coding sequence ATGAAAAGGAAAAACGATACCGGGGAAAAAGGGCCTGGCACCAGATTCGAAGACATAAACCTTGAGGAATGTCTCGACTGCGTCTGTTACGAAGTCAGTAAGACTTCCCGTTACGTAATCAATTATTATGACGCGGCCTTGAGGGATATAGACCTCCGCAGCAACCAGTTTATCATCCTGGCCGCCGTGGCTAACATGAAATCCACCAATTTCAAGAACCTCGCCGGGTTTGTAGGAATCGATCCAAGCACTCTGGCCCGGAACCTTACGACGCTCGAAAAGCAGAGTTTCGTGCGGGTAAAAAGCGGGGAAAACCGCCGGGAGAAAGTAATCTCGCTTACCCGGAAAGGGAAGAACAAATTCGAGAAGGCCTACCCGCTCTGGAAAAAAGCTCAGGCCGGCATAATAAAGGAGCTGGGTAAAAAAAGATGGAGAACTATCAGGGGAGACCTGTCCGATATCGTCTCCATTACGCGGGAGCAGGATTAA
- a CDS encoding VWA domain-containing protein — protein MARVRSKQNIETDSFDRELFSGLEAESVELRGLIERGANLLPGFRELMLDLFASFYKHNVIFLPETDVKRGSRLRRRILTEVLADKSYAGLREETVLDGFRSSLAAIDLGHKILGWLLSEDGPGEKTLIKEWEAEKAGEELEESREEMETWDEVGDVEGEPGEEFQKVRSKKKSELAREEDDFDTLEQDLESRHEDKSHKLKNMVKNSMDETARRVDDVDEELMSWDASMGAESQKSAGEKLDLASKLYTNEKLRRLSRIVGSLREEMLSGRKKSWSRRGSEVFDIASGDDIGRIIPSELATLSNPVLKTDFRKRLVEGKLLQYSLKEEKGRGPLVICLDGSSSMEGKKELWSKGVCLTLLEIARRERRKLNIVVFSSGGAPLKVFESEAGEGLAGWGMKERDIFELAEYFPGGGTNFEEPLNRALDLLRESKFRRGDIVFITDGEAGVGNAWLENFKSAKEKLGFKVYSVLIDISERESWGTLATFSDKVTSVSRLTSKEAKGIFIDL, from the coding sequence ATGGCGCGCGTTCGTTCTAAACAGAATATAGAGACGGATTCATTCGACAGAGAGCTTTTCTCCGGCCTCGAAGCCGAGTCCGTAGAACTTAGGGGGCTTATAGAGCGCGGGGCAAACCTGCTGCCCGGTTTCAGGGAGCTTATGCTCGATCTGTTCGCCTCCTTCTACAAGCATAACGTTATTTTTCTTCCCGAAACGGATGTAAAGCGGGGCTCCCGGCTGAGAAGACGTATTCTGACCGAGGTTCTGGCGGACAAGAGCTACGCCGGGCTCCGTGAGGAGACGGTACTCGACGGGTTCAGGTCTTCGCTCGCGGCTATAGATTTGGGCCACAAGATACTCGGCTGGCTCCTGTCCGAAGACGGCCCGGGCGAGAAGACCCTCATAAAAGAATGGGAAGCCGAGAAGGCAGGGGAGGAGCTCGAGGAGTCGAGAGAAGAAATGGAGACTTGGGACGAAGTGGGCGATGTGGAGGGGGAGCCCGGGGAGGAATTTCAAAAAGTCCGCAGCAAAAAGAAGTCCGAGCTTGCTAGGGAAGAGGATGATTTTGACACGCTGGAACAGGACCTTGAGAGCAGGCATGAGGATAAGAGCCACAAGCTCAAAAATATGGTTAAGAATTCCATGGACGAGACCGCCCGGAGAGTGGACGATGTGGATGAAGAGCTAATGTCCTGGGACGCGTCCATGGGTGCTGAGAGCCAGAAGTCCGCGGGCGAGAAGCTCGACCTTGCGTCAAAGCTCTACACTAACGAGAAGCTGAGACGTTTGTCCAGAATTGTCGGCAGCCTCAGGGAAGAGATGCTCAGCGGGAGGAAGAAGTCGTGGTCCAGGAGGGGCAGCGAAGTATTCGATATCGCCTCGGGGGATGACATAGGGAGGATAATTCCTTCCGAGCTGGCCACATTGAGCAATCCGGTGCTTAAAACCGATTTCAGGAAGAGGCTTGTCGAGGGCAAGCTTCTTCAGTATTCACTCAAGGAGGAGAAAGGGAGAGGGCCCCTTGTTATCTGCCTCGACGGAAGCTCGTCGATGGAGGGTAAAAAGGAGCTGTGGTCCAAAGGCGTCTGCCTTACTCTTCTCGAGATTGCCCGGAGGGAGAGGCGAAAGCTCAATATAGTCGTGTTCTCATCCGGAGGAGCGCCGCTCAAGGTGTTCGAGTCCGAAGCGGGAGAAGGGCTGGCCGGCTGGGGCATGAAGGAGAGGGATATCTTCGAGCTTGCGGAATATTTCCCGGGCGGCGGCACGAATTTCGAAGAGCCGCTCAACAGGGCGCTTGATCTCCTCCGGGAGTCAAAGTTCAGAAGAGGCGACATTGTTTTTATAACGGACGGGGAGGCGGGCGTGGGGAACGCGTGGCTGGAGAATTTCAAAAGCGCGAAAGAGAAGCTCGGCTTTAAGGTCTATTCCGTACTGATAGATATATCCGAGAGGGAATCATGGGGCACACTCGCGACATTCAGCGATAAAGTCACCTCCGTCTCCCGTCTCACCTCCAAAGAGGCCAAAGGCATATTTATCGACCTTTGA
- a CDS encoding MFS transporter: MKLDSREMKAVITVAIIMASRLLGIFLILPVFSVYTEKYPGSDLALAGIAFGIYALVQSLLQLPFGWASDRFGRKPVLLLGIGIFTAGSVLCGMADTINELILARIVQGGGAITSVAIASLGDVTRPGVRAQSFTIVGIGVGTSFLLAIVLGPLLAARIGFSSLFYILAALGAVSILITFFFFPEIQKETPKAQEQGIMKLITDPEMRRLLVSALILALSVNLFVFIYPLTWTALGVSEAALWKVYLMALIPSVVFVYPYVRYTEIRNSLGITAKAGWALIALAFLIYPFGARAAWILYGVGMAYFAGHSIIQSLLPAFLTQRVGQEKRGATTGIYNLASFFGSSLGGMMAGFLYQLNPNLPVITGLLFVIGWGLFGLPNAPAIRRHE; encoded by the coding sequence ATGAAACTCGACTCAAGGGAAATGAAAGCCGTAATAACGGTCGCTATTATTATGGCTTCGAGGCTTCTCGGCATATTCCTCATACTACCGGTATTCAGCGTTTATACGGAAAAGTACCCCGGCTCGGACCTCGCGCTTGCGGGTATCGCGTTCGGCATATACGCGCTCGTGCAGAGTCTGCTTCAGCTTCCGTTCGGCTGGGCGAGCGACAGATTCGGAAGAAAGCCCGTCCTCCTGCTGGGTATAGGGATATTCACCGCGGGCAGCGTCCTCTGCGGCATGGCGGATACTATAAACGAGCTGATACTAGCCCGTATAGTGCAGGGAGGAGGCGCAATCACCTCTGTAGCAATAGCCTCACTCGGCGACGTCACGCGGCCCGGGGTAAGGGCGCAGAGCTTTACGATAGTAGGCATAGGCGTGGGGACCTCATTTCTCCTCGCTATAGTTCTGGGGCCTCTTCTCGCGGCGCGAATAGGATTTTCGAGCCTCTTCTATATACTCGCCGCGCTCGGAGCTGTTTCCATTCTAATCACCTTCTTTTTCTTCCCGGAGATACAAAAGGAAACCCCGAAAGCTCAAGAACAGGGAATAATGAAGCTGATTACGGACCCGGAGATGAGGAGGCTTCTGGTATCGGCACTGATACTGGCGCTTTCCGTAAACCTCTTCGTCTTTATTTACCCGCTCACATGGACCGCTCTCGGAGTGAGCGAAGCCGCTCTGTGGAAGGTATATCTCATGGCGCTCATACCGTCCGTGGTCTTCGTTTACCCGTATGTAAGGTACACGGAGATAAGGAACAGCCTGGGCATTACCGCCAAGGCAGGCTGGGCCCTGATAGCGCTCGCTTTTTTAATATACCCCTTTGGAGCACGCGCCGCCTGGATATTGTACGGAGTAGGCATGGCATACTTCGCCGGTCACAGTATAATACAGTCGCTCCTCCCGGCGTTTCTCACGCAGAGAGTGGGACAGGAAAAGAGGGGCGCGACGACCGGCATATACAACCTCGCCAGCTTTTTCGGCTCCTCGTTAGGAGGCATGATGGCGGGCTTTCTCTATCAGCTTAATCCGAATCTACCTGTAATCACGGGCCTACTGTTCGTAATCGGCTGGGGGCTCTTCGGTCTTCCGAATGCGCCTGCAATCAGGCGTCATGAGTGA
- a CDS encoding MerR family transcriptional regulator — MSTNGPITEKKYSMKVASKRTGLTPHAIRAWERRYNVVKPERDSNNRRHYTEGDIERLTLLREATEAGFPISQVVSYTDDELREIVGEMNVIDMPLRKPPEMVKGRDISVVKDNEVYIESFMSALNQMDRKTLENLLISCETEMGRNALLERVILPLMERIGELWRKGEIRVSHEHLASHVVRTFLGNLLSSQKAFPGAPNVLVTTPSDQWHDIGALAAAVTAASEGWNVTYLGPNLPSEEIAGAAKYNNSRVVILSLIYPEKDTAVIQELRKLRSHLPGVPVIAGGRARESYSEVLDEIDAVQVSDLYQTRTALENIRTNGIA, encoded by the coding sequence ATGAGTACAAACGGCCCGATTACGGAAAAGAAATACTCGATGAAGGTTGCTTCCAAAAGAACCGGGCTCACGCCGCACGCGATCAGAGCCTGGGAAAGGCGTTACAATGTTGTAAAACCGGAGAGAGATTCCAATAATAGAAGGCATTATACTGAAGGTGATATAGAGCGCCTTACTCTTTTACGTGAAGCCACCGAGGCCGGTTTCCCGATTAGCCAGGTCGTAAGCTACACTGACGATGAGCTCAGGGAAATCGTGGGGGAGATGAATGTCATCGATATGCCGCTTAGAAAGCCGCCTGAAATGGTCAAAGGCAGAGATATAAGCGTTGTCAAGGACAACGAGGTCTACATAGAATCCTTCATGTCCGCGCTCAATCAGATGGACCGCAAGACCCTGGAAAATTTGCTTATAAGCTGCGAGACGGAAATGGGACGCAATGCCCTTCTCGAGCGCGTAATACTACCCCTGATGGAGAGGATAGGGGAGCTCTGGCGGAAGGGAGAGATCAGGGTTTCCCATGAGCACCTGGCGTCACACGTCGTGAGGACATTCCTGGGAAACCTCCTTTCATCGCAGAAGGCCTTTCCGGGCGCTCCGAACGTTCTGGTCACGACACCGTCCGACCAGTGGCATGATATAGGGGCCCTTGCGGCGGCGGTAACGGCGGCGAGCGAAGGCTGGAACGTCACATACCTCGGTCCGAACCTCCCCTCAGAAGAAATAGCCGGGGCCGCGAAGTATAATAACTCAAGAGTTGTGATTCTGAGCCTGATTTATCCCGAAAAAGATACTGCCGTAATACAGGAGCTGAGGAAGCTCAGGAGCCACCTTCCCGGTGTGCCCGTGATCGCGGGCGGCAGGGCGAGGGAGAGCTACTCCGAGGTGCTTGACGAGATAGACGCGGTGCAGGTCTCGGACCTCTATCAGACCCGCACGGCACTCGAAAACATCAGAACCAACGGTATAGCCTGA
- a CDS encoding fasciclin domain-containing protein, translated as MGSVPAYSGSYGEKQRDVVDTAVDAGSFTTLAAALEAAGLVETLKGEGPFTVFAPTDEAFAKLPEGTVETLLRPENKDKLVAVLTYHVVPGKVTAEEVVKMDSAKSVNGAVIPIKVDEGVVTVDNATVIKPDVMASNGVIHVIDAVILPDDNE; from the coding sequence ATGGGTTCTGTTCCGGCATATTCAGGCTCATACGGAGAGAAGCAAAGGGACGTTGTGGACACGGCGGTGGATGCAGGCTCTTTTACCACGCTTGCGGCGGCGCTTGAGGCGGCGGGGCTCGTGGAAACCCTGAAGGGAGAGGGACCGTTTACCGTATTCGCCCCGACTGACGAGGCTTTCGCAAAGCTTCCCGAGGGCACGGTAGAAACCCTGCTCAGGCCCGAGAACAAGGACAAGCTCGTGGCAGTCCTCACCTACCACGTTGTTCCCGGAAAGGTAACGGCGGAGGAGGTTGTAAAGATGGACTCCGCGAAATCGGTAAACGGCGCTGTAATACCGATCAAGGTAGATGAGGGCGTTGTAACGGTTGATAACGCAACCGTAATAAAGCCTGATGTCATGGCCAGTAACGGAGTAATACACGTTATCGACGCGGTTATACTGCCGGACGATAATGAATAA
- a CDS encoding sigma-70 family RNA polymerase sigma factor, translated as MNTLEQNFDQMIIREGSYQDSEDSDHYSLDKEFKDYGSEASNSFMAEKRNFSRFGGKSPSDRDNKWMKYDEERVLHVYFRDLLTEPLLTANGEKELGAKIKECETKVREIQKQLEDLSKPRCKKKDGSVRDRKKLSAYSKVYTEKANELKAQFIKSNLRLVVSIAKRHLGRGLPLTDLVQEGNLGLIRAVEKFDYRKGFKFSTYAAWWIHQSVTRAIAEKTRTIKVPVYVLEQSGKVFRAKYALQDERGRKPLPEEISEKTGLSIEIVQAVLDGNDSVLSLDKPANEEKTKSYVDLMPDEDSLTQETAIAAQRVRKLIDDSLSSLSEKEEEVIRMRYGIGAQKVFTLDEIGGRFGVTRERIRQIEKGALEKIARSDKGEALRQYL; from the coding sequence ATGAACACACTTGAACAAAATTTCGATCAAATGATCATTCGTGAAGGCAGTTACCAAGACTCGGAAGATTCAGATCACTACTCCCTGGACAAAGAATTCAAGGATTACGGAAGCGAGGCATCAAACAGCTTCATGGCGGAAAAGAGGAATTTCAGTAGATTCGGCGGTAAAAGTCCCTCGGACAGAGATAACAAATGGATGAAATACGATGAGGAAAGGGTTCTGCACGTATATTTCAGGGACCTGCTCACGGAGCCACTTCTTACGGCTAACGGCGAAAAGGAGCTTGGCGCTAAAATTAAGGAGTGTGAAACAAAGGTCAGGGAAATACAGAAGCAGCTGGAGGATTTATCCAAACCCCGGTGTAAGAAAAAAGACGGTTCGGTCAGGGACAGGAAAAAACTATCCGCTTACAGCAAGGTCTACACAGAGAAGGCAAATGAGCTTAAAGCACAGTTTATTAAGTCAAACCTGAGGCTCGTCGTGAGCATAGCCAAGAGGCATCTGGGAAGAGGGCTCCCCCTTACGGACCTCGTGCAGGAGGGGAACCTCGGACTTATCAGAGCGGTAGAAAAATTCGACTATAGAAAAGGATTCAAATTCTCCACATACGCCGCGTGGTGGATACATCAGTCCGTAACCAGGGCCATAGCGGAGAAAACGAGGACTATTAAGGTTCCGGTATACGTGCTTGAGCAGTCGGGCAAGGTGTTCAGGGCGAAATACGCGCTCCAGGATGAGCGGGGCAGAAAGCCTCTCCCGGAGGAAATATCGGAGAAAACGGGGCTTTCAATAGAAATCGTACAGGCTGTACTTGACGGAAACGACAGCGTCCTTTCGCTCGACAAGCCCGCAAACGAGGAGAAAACCAAATCATACGTTGACTTAATGCCCGATGAAGACTCTTTAACCCAGGAAACGGCGATTGCGGCGCAGAGGGTGAGGAAGCTGATCGACGACTCACTCTCATCCCTTTCCGAAAAGGAAGAAGAAGTAATAAGGATGAGATACGGAATCGGCGCGCAGAAGGTGTTCACGCTTGATGAGATCGGCGGAAGGTTCGGTGTAACGCGGGAGAGGATAAGGCAGATCGAAAAAGGAGCGCTTGAGAAGATAGCCAGGTCCGATAAGGGAGAGGCGCTCAGGCAGTATCTTTAG
- a CDS encoding deoxyribodipyrimidine photo-lyase: protein MMHSKSIFWFKRDLRTEDNTGLCRAAAESAEIIPLYVLEDKILAQYPSKSRRLGFFVDALHNLDSELRKLGSRLLVLRGKAEEIIPEMIKTQKVEAVYTNRAYGFSGVKRDIGVEHECKSLGIAFKKFEDTFLVPPEEIEQRKVFTPFYRLWQGKKKRTVLLSPEKIVSPKIEAPDLASMTAELDYEENRHWPMDFPDGRLDNFDFDEYENTRNYPYIDGTSKLSPYLRFGVVSVRKVYKAATGGSPEPNAYVSELAWREFWYHIMHNFPETRTLEFQEKRRNIKWIDNDAWYEAWKEGRTGYPIVDAGMRQLREEGWIHNRVRMIVASFLTKDLIMDWRLGDRHFFDHLVDYDEIVDIGNWQWTASCGADPKPFRIFNPLLQSQNYDPECEYIKRYVPELSRTEPEKIHNPLTYKLPYLTPIVNHYEMRNLAHEAYSGGRIDDEYISQIKKDRGFF from the coding sequence ATGATGCACTCAAAATCCATATTCTGGTTTAAGAGGGATTTAAGAACGGAGGACAATACGGGTCTATGCCGCGCAGCGGCAGAGAGCGCCGAAATTATACCGCTCTACGTACTAGAGGACAAGATTCTTGCCCAGTACCCCTCAAAAAGCAGGCGTCTCGGTTTCTTTGTGGACGCGCTGCACAACCTCGATAGCGAGCTAAGGAAGCTTGGCTCCCGTCTTCTCGTTTTAAGGGGAAAGGCGGAGGAGATTATCCCGGAGATGATAAAGACTCAAAAGGTTGAGGCCGTCTACACGAACCGCGCATACGGCTTTTCGGGCGTGAAGAGGGATATTGGAGTCGAGCACGAGTGTAAATCACTCGGTATCGCCTTTAAAAAGTTTGAGGACACCTTTCTGGTTCCACCGGAGGAGATTGAGCAGAGAAAGGTATTTACCCCGTTTTACAGGCTCTGGCAAGGCAAGAAAAAGAGGACCGTTCTCCTGAGCCCCGAAAAAATCGTTTCTCCCAAAATCGAAGCGCCTGACTTGGCGAGTATGACGGCTGAGCTCGATTACGAAGAGAATAGACACTGGCCGATGGACTTCCCGGACGGGAGACTCGACAATTTTGACTTTGATGAATACGAAAACACGCGTAACTATCCCTATATCGACGGCACATCGAAGCTCTCCCCTTATCTCAGGTTCGGAGTGGTCTCGGTCAGAAAGGTTTATAAGGCTGCTACAGGAGGGAGCCCCGAGCCGAACGCCTATGTGTCGGAGCTTGCGTGGAGGGAGTTCTGGTATCACATCATGCACAATTTTCCTGAAACGCGCACCCTGGAGTTTCAGGAAAAGAGACGCAATATCAAGTGGATAGACAACGACGCGTGGTATGAAGCATGGAAGGAGGGGCGCACGGGTTATCCGATAGTGGACGCCGGGATGAGGCAGCTCAGGGAGGAAGGCTGGATACATAACCGAGTCAGGATGATAGTCGCATCGTTTCTTACAAAGGACCTCATCATGGACTGGAGGCTCGGTGACAGGCACTTCTTCGACCACCTGGTCGATTACGACGAGATAGTGGACATCGGAAACTGGCAATGGACCGCCTCATGCGGGGCGGACCCCAAGCCCTTCAGGATTTTCAATCCCCTGCTACAGTCACAGAACTACGATCCGGAATGTGAATACATAAAGCGGTATGTACCGGAGCTTTCGAGGACCGAGCCGGAGAAAATACACAATCCGCTCACATACAAGCTGCCCTACCTCACACCCATCGTTAACCACTACGAAATGAGAAACCTGGCCCACGAAGCGTACTCGGGAGGACGCATTGACGACGAGTACATCTCGCAGATTAAAAAGGACCGGGGCTTTTTCTAA